A genomic segment from Aegilops tauschii subsp. strangulata cultivar AL8/78 chromosome 1, Aet v6.0, whole genome shotgun sequence encodes:
- the LOC109731454 gene encoding uncharacterized protein has product MVPNGNGNLKADIQQVESKTSENDPGATDVNTLSTQNVSKQGNQRSGCLKFVNRFSSGAHFKKLGPSPSVKFRQLALQRDDFSRSIHSDNHDNHEHFRLIRKINWGHLWAMGKDWIRQPLNMALFVWIAVVSVSGAILFMVMTGMLNHALPSKSERDAWFEVNNQILNALFTLMCLYQHPMRIYNFVLLCRWDQKDILRLRKEYCKNGTYKPNEWMHMMVVVVFLNLNCFAQYALCGLNIGYRRSERPPLGVAVTISFAFGAALFASVYNIVSPLGKDYDAEVREGDPEAQAGVTSTEGARAATSGRSLERRYSFLQSEERRFVESRPEWVGGLSDFWDSITIAYLSIFCSCCVFGWNVQRLGFGNMYVHIATFLLFCLAPFFIFNLAAVNINNETLREALGLTGIALCFFGLLYGGFWRIQMRKRFNLPGNPFCCRNPDVTDCFQWLCCCSCSLAQEVRTADYYDIAEERSYRGQVNGESQRVMSPLAREDGLPLFKSTPASPYRSSTGTAGQSIFIMESPSAPRRSSGATPLGASPTNGGDRAMKAPAPSVLHREGEDES; this is encoded by the coding sequence ATGGTCCCTAATGGTAATGGAAACCTCAAAGCTGATATTCAACAAGTAGAGTCAAAGACATCAGAAAATGATCCCGGAGCCACAGATGTCAACACTCTTTCCACTCAAAATGTTTCAAAACAGGGAAATCAGCGGAGTGGGTGTCTCAAATTTGTGAATCGCTTTTCTAGTGGTGCCCACTTTAAGAAGCTGGGCCCTTCTCCTTCAGTCAAGTTTCGACAGCTTGCACTTCAGCGTGATGACTTTTCACGTTCAATCCATTCTGACAACCATGACAATCACGAACATTTTCGATTAATCAGGAAAATTAACTGGGGCCATCTGTGGGCAATGGGCAAGGATTGGATAAGGCAGCCTCTTAACATGGCCCTTTTCGTCTGGATCGCTGTTGTTTCTGTATCTGGTGCAATACTCTTCATGGTTATGACTGGAATGCTGAATCATGCTTTGCCTAGCAAATCAGAAAGAGACGCCTGGTTTGAAGTGAACAACCAAATTTTGAATGCTTTATTCACACTGATGTGCCTTTACCAACACCCAATGCGGATCTATAACTTTGTGCTTTTGTGTCGATGGGACCAAAAGGACATTCTAAGGCTTAGGAAAGAATACTGCAAAAATGGGACATATAAGCCTAATGAGTGGATGCACATGATGGTGGTTGTGGTCTTTCTTAATCTGAACTGCTTCGCCCAGTATGCCTTGTGTGGTCTCAACATAGGGTACCGCAGATCTGAAAGGCCTCCTCTTGGTGTCGCCGTGACTatttcttttgcatttggggcTGCGTTATTCGCTAGTGTGTATAACATTGTCAGTCCTCTTGGGAAGGATTATGATGCAGAAGTGAGAGAAGGTGATCCAGAAGCGCAAGCTGGGGTCACCTCAACTGAAGGCGCAAGGGCAGCAACTTCAGGGAGGTCACTTGAGAGAAGATACTCTTTTCTTCAAAGCGAAGAGCGCCGTTTCGTGGAGAGCAGGCCTGAGTGGGTCGGCGGACTATCAGATTTCTGGGACAGCATAACCATTGCATACTTGTCAATTTTCTGCAGCTGCTGTGTTTTCGGGTGGAACGTGCAGAGGCTTGGATTCGGCAACATGTACGTCCACATTGCAACATTCCTGCTCTTTTGCCTGGCTCCGTTCTTCATCTTCAACCTGGCAGCAGTCAATATCAACAACGAAACCCTGCGAGAGGCGCTGGGGCTTACCGGCATCGCGCTGTGCTTCTTCGGTCTGCTGTACGGTGGCTTCTGGAGAATACAGATGAGGAAGAGATTCAACCTCCCAGGGAACCCCTTCTGCTGCCGTAACCCCGATGTGACGGACTGCTTCCAGTGGCTGTGCTGCTGCTCATGCTCTCTTGCTCAGGAGGTGAGGACCGCTGATTACTATGACATTGCAGAGGAGAGGTCATACAGAGGGCAGGTAAACGGGGAGAGTCAGCGTGTGATGTCCCCATTGGCTCGTGAAGACGGTCTGCCGCTTTTCAAGTCAACTCCAGCTTCGCCGTACAGGAGTAGCACAGGCACGGCTGGTCAGTCCATTTTCATCATGGAGAGCCCATCAGCTCCGCGGAGGTCGTCCGGTGCGACCCCTCTCGGTGCTTCGCCGACGAACGGCGGCGACAGGGCGATGAAGGCGCCTGCTCCATCTGTCTTGCACAGAGAAGGTGAAGATGAATCGTAG